GGTCGGGCCAGCAAATCCGCTGCCGGAGCACCTGCAAAAATACGCCGGTCCGGCGAGATATCCGTGTCCGGCAGGTTATTTCGGCCCGGTGCAGGTCAATTCCCAACGGGCCAGACCACGTAAGGGCAAACCAGCAGTTAACCCAGAAAAAAGCCTTGGCTTCCAAAGAGGCCAAGGCTTTTTTGAATCTGGTAGCAGCTACTTAGGGCTGTACTACGGCGCGGCTGGTGTAAATAGTGCCATCCAGGGCTACCTGCACGGTGTAGAGGCCGGCGGGCAGGCTGCGCACATCCAGGGTGGCCTCGGTGCTACCACCCAGCGTCTGCTGGCGGGTGAGCACCTGCTGGCCCAGAGTGTTGAGCAACGTGATGGTGGCCTTGCTGCGAGCGGCGGCCTCGGGCAGGCGCACGTGCAGCAACTGCGTGGTAGGCGTGGGATATACTTCCAGCTTGTTGGTTACTACCGGAGCTTTGGTGCTCAGAAGGAAGCAAGCCGAAGCGTGGCCGCCCAGGTTCGACGTTACATCGGCGCCCTTGGCTTCCCAGGTAGCCGCCCCGCGCGACCAGCGGGCTTCACCCTGCGACGCGGTTGTTTTACGCACCAGGGTGTTGTCGGTGGTGGTACCTCCGCCGGGAATAACCCAGCCGGTAGCGGCCGGCCGCTGCCCGATTACGCCAATGACGTCGAGCGTATCGGTGCCGTCGAACAGGCCAATGGCGTCATCTCCGTTGAAGAAGGTCACACTTGAGGTAATGTTGGCCAGGGCCAGGATGGCTGGCGAGGAAGTGGGGTTGGCAATAATATACACGCCGCCGGGCGCAATACTGCCCGACAGAGCCTGGGTCGTTGGCGTAGTGGAGCCATTAGCAAACAGGTCCACGCGCATACCAGTCAGCTCGACGGTAAACGGCGACGGGTTGAAGATTTCCAGCACCTTGTTGTTGCCGCTGCTGGCCTCCACGTATTCCGAGAAGAAGAGCTTGGTGCAGGGCGCGCCGCCGGGAACCTGGTCGTCGTTGGTGATGGTAAAGGTATGGGCGCCGGGGTTGCCGATTACAGCCCCGTCAGAAGGCGTGCCCAGCGTCAGGTACACTGTTTCGCTGGCCTCGGGCGTCACATCGCCGTTCACCGTAATGGTCACGGGCAGCGTTTGGTTGGTCTGGCCAGCGGCGAAACGCAGCGCGGTGGTGTTCAGAATATAATCCGTTGCATTGGCGCTGGTCGAGGCGGCCACTACGTTGACGGGTACCGTTACGGCGGCAGCATTGGCCGAGCCGGTCAGGGTCACGTTCACGGTATAGGTTTGGGTGCCGCTGTTGCCTTCCAGAATAGAGCCGGCAGCCGAGGCAAACTTCACCGTGGTGGGCTCCCCGTCGTCGTTGGTAATCACCAGGGAATGGGTGGAGGCGCTGCCGGTGCTGCTGCCGCTACTGGGGCTGCTCAGCCGGAGCTGCACTACCTCGTCGGCTTCAGACTTGGTGTCGCCGTTTATGGTTACCGTGACAGGCTTGGACGTTTCACCCGCCACGAAGGTCAGGGTCTGGGTCGTGAAGGTGTAGTCTTCGGGGCTCAGGGCTGAGGAATTGGCGGCATCCGCGCCGACTTGCACCGTGATGGTCGAGGTAGGAGCGGGGTCCACGCTAATGGTGGTGGTGTAGGTCTTCGTGCCGCTGTTGCCTTCCAGAATGGAGCCGGTAGCAGTAGCAAAGGCGAAGGTAGGCTGGGCAATCAGGCCGTAGGCGCGGGCTACCAGCTCGGGGTAGGCAATGTAGGGGTTGAAGTTGCCCTGGCTTTTGGCCGTGCGGCGGTTCCGCTCCCGCTCATGCGCATCTACCGGGTCGGCCAGGTGCCAGCGGTACAGCGTTTGCAGATCAGCCAGGCCGGTAATTACGTCTTTGCCCGCATCAAAGGTCTGGCCCTGATGCATGGTGTAGAAGTAGAAAGCGCAGCGGGCCACGTTGCCCTTATGGTCTTCGCGGGGCTCAAACAGCGGTCCGCTGTCTTCACTCCACTCGTCGATGTTGCTGGTGGGAATGGTCGACTGGCTGGTCGTGTTGCGCATCCAGATTTTGGTCTGGCTGTCGGGCACGTCGGCAAACATGTCGCTGCCGCGGTTCGAGTTCCACTGGGTGTAGGTCGGGAACAGGTGGTGAATGTCGGATTTCATCCGGCTCACCTCGTTAAACCACGACTGCGGAATGGTGTGCTCACAGTTGATCAAGCCCACGCCACCGGTGCTGGTAGCCGTCGAGTCGATGGTCTTGGGCACGGAGTAGCCCGAGTACACGCAGGTCAGGCGGCCGTCGAACACGTCCACGTAGTTGTACATTTTGCCGCGGGCCTGGTCGTAACCCAGGTCGATACGCTTACCGTCGTACCAGTTGGCGCGCAGCCAGTCTTTCAGCTGTTGCCCCTGCAGGTTGGTCGGAGGAGCCGCGGGCATTACCTGCGCCGTTACGGCCGTACTCAGACTCATTGCAGCGGCCACAGCCCATGCGAATAGGTGTTTCATGCGAAGATGGAAGAAGGAAATAGAACGGAAACAGAATGAGGAAAATCAAATATCCGAAAATCATTCGGTAGCCCTGGCGTTTTATTGCTATTCCAGAGGGAGCTGTAAGCACAAAAAGGCCCGCAGAATAATCTACGGGCCTTTTCCTGGAAAAAGAAGGCTTCCTGCTGCTGGAAAAGTTAATAACTGCTTAACCGGCAGCCAGCTGAATACCCTGCGGCGGCAGCTGGCGGCCTATTTGGTCGGCATCAGTACCGTGTCGATGACGTGGGTAACGCCGTTGCTGGACAGCACGTCGGGAATAGTTACGGTAGCGGTGCCGCCCCGCACGTCGCGCAACAGCACGGTGTTGCCCTTGCGCGCCACCGTAAGGGTTTCGCCTTCCACCGTGGTCAGTTGCTGCCCGTCCTTGAGGTCATTGGCCAGCAGGCGCCCCGATACGACGTGATAGGCGAGGATGGTGCTGAGCCGCTGCTTGTTTTCGGGCAGTAATAAGGTGGTAACCGTGCCGGCGGGCAGCTTGTCGAAGGCCGCGTTGGTGGGCGCAAAAACGGTTACCGGTCCCGGCCCCTTGAGGGTTTCGACCAAGCCGCCGGCCCGCAGGGCCGATACCAGCGTGGTGTGGTCGGTAGAATTCACGGCGTTGGCCACAATGTCCTGATCGGGCATCATCAGGTTGCCACCCACCACCACGCCGGGCGTTATCTTGAGGGCCGTGGGCTTGGTTTTGGCCTTGAGCTTGCTGCCGTTTGTGGCCTTGCCCTTCACCTTGGCTTTTCCATCGGGGGCTACTTTGGTCTTGGTCATCGTGCCGCCCTGCCGGACCTTGGCCTTGTTGGCATCCACCTTTGACTTTAAGGGTTGGGAACTTTGGGCGGTAGCACGCGGGCTCGTGATAAAGCAAAGGGCCAGGGTAAGATTCAGGAGCAGAAGTTTGAGCATCGGATAGAATAGGTTAGCAGCCCGCTATACGGACCCGTCCCGTCAAAGATAGGTTCAGAGCCTGTTTTACGGTTGAGCTCGTCCAGTAACGCACAGAACAATTCCTGGAAACGGCTAGCCCCAAATGAGCACCAGCGTGCCAATGATAATAAGGGCGGCCCCAAATGCCACGGGCACAGTCAGCTTCTCGCCCAGAAAAACAACCGACAGCATGATGGCCAGTGCTACGCTCAGCTTATCCACGGGCGCCACCTGCGACACCCGGCCCAGCTGTAGGGCCCGGAAGTAAAATATCCACGACAGGCCCGTTGCTCCGCCCGACAAAGCCAGGAACAGCCAGTTGCGCGGGGTAAGAGTGCCCAGCTCGGCCAGACTGCCCTTGGCGGCCACGATACCCCAGGCTACCAGCAGAATTACCAGCGTCCGGATGGCCGTCGCCAGATCTGAATTGACGCCCTTGATACCTACTTTGGCCAGTACGGCAGTGAGGGCCGCAAAGCTGGCCGAGAGAAGGGCGTAAAACCACCACATGCGAAAAATTATATATTCACCAAGACTAGGCTTTTGGCTGTAGCCTGCCCGACCGTCCATTGATAAAGTGGCTGTGTTTGGTAAGATTCGACCAGCTTCTAAAAAGCTATTAGCTGTAAATCCATGTCACAATTTGATAACATTAGTACTTTGTCAGCTGTGGATACGGCTGATAATAGCGCTGTTCAGGTGGAATAAAGCATTCTGTCTTGCTTTGTTGCGTGTCACAATTGCCAATAAATTTTCCTTTCTATCGGGCTAAAAGTCGGCAATCTTGGAAGCGTTCTAAGCTACTTTTCTCCCCCAGTAGCCTCTTTAAAAGACGACTGCCATGAAAGACACATATCTGCACAACCTGGGCTTTGTGCCATTGGTCCCCAGTTACTCCCTGTTCACCTCCAACCGCAGCGGGGAAGGAGCCTACATTCCGCCGACGGACGTGCGTTACCAGCACATTTACACGGCTCAGGATGGAGCGACGCTGTTCGTGTACTCCTGGTTGCACGAGCCGGGCTACATGCTGACCACCTGCGAGAATATTTCCTCGATGAGCCAAATCGTGGCGGAGCTCGACTCGGATGACCCAGCGCTGCTCCTGCAGCAGATTGAAGCGTTTTTCGGGCTGCACGGCGGCGTGGCTTTGTCGTTAATGCAGGACGCCCAAACCAATCTTCAGGCCTTACACCTGCAAACGGGCACCCAAGCCCGCGAACAAGCCGCCTAATTCTGTCTGTTTCCTTTCTGAGCTATACCCAAACAAACTTTCCGCTGGTAAAGAACGCAGAGCTTTTTACCACAACAAAGGGCCAACACGTAGCAGTGTTGGCCCTTTGTTGTGTACTATGCACTATAAAGCAGTGAAGCGTCAGGCGGTCGTGCGCAGCCACTCATAGGCCGTAGCCAGATCATCGAATGTGACGACCATGGGGCGGGTTACGAACTGCATAGCCTTGTCCATGGATTTGCGGGCCCGCCAATGGGGAGGATACACCCAGGCCACGTACCGTACGCCGCCGCGGGCCAGCTGGTCGTAGTAGTGGCCGCCCACCCAGGCCGCGCCTTTGTCCCAGTCGGAAGTTACCTGACTGTTGTCGTTAAGCATTTTGGTGCAGGGGTGCTGCTGCAGCAAGCGTAGTACTACGTCGCCCCCCGTGACGGCCGAAACCTCGTTGTGCTGTCCCTTCCATTCCACGTACAGCCACTGGTTGAGGATATCATACGAAATAGAGAGGGAAGGCGTATCGTAGAGGATTTCCATCCAGGGGTCGGGTGAAAGGGGAACTCCAATATACGGAAACACCATCCGGAAAAGAAGTCTTACGAACCTAAACGGTAGACTATTCTTGGCAGTCTAAGCTGAACGGTACCCACCCTGAAAGCAGGCTGAGCAGTCGAGCTTCGCCGGATGGGGCACTGGGCCGCCCTTATTCCCGCACTACGCGTCGCATGACGCTGCCCGTGGCCGTGGTGACTTGGAGGATATAGGTATCGGGGGCCAGACGGCTCAGGTCAACATCGTAGGAACGGACGCCAGCGGGCACTTGGCCGGTTTGCACTTCTTCCCCGCGGCTGTTGCGCACCGAAATCCGGGCCGCCGCGCTGCTGGCCCCCGTGTAGATGGTAAAATGCGCCGGTGTGGGGTTGGGAGCAATGCTGAGTTCCGGAGCTGTCTTGGCCGCGGCTGGCGTCACCCTAACGGGAACAGCCGCCGAAGCCGCCACGCAGCTGCCCGGATTGATAACCAGCACCGTGTACGACCCGCTGGTAGTAGCGGTATACGTATTGCTGGTGGCCTCCCGGATGAGCTGGCCATTGTTGAAAAACTGGTAGGTAGCTCCTTCGGTACCACCGCTGGCTGTTAGGGTTACGGCACCGCCATTGCCAAACGTGGTTGGGCCGCTGGCCGTCAGTATGGGGCTGGGTAGCGTGTGGAGCACCAGAAACGTGCTGGCCGACAAGCCCGTGGTGCCGCTGGCCGTCAGATGGTTAGTGATGGTGTAGGCCCCGGCCCGGCTGCGGGCCAGATCTACGACGCCCGTGGTCGGATTGATGCTCAGGCCCGCCGGACTGGCCGAAAACGTACCAGCCTGCGCTCCGTTGGCCCAGGCGGGCACGAGCTGACCCACTGTGCCAGCGCAGCGGCTCCCGCCATCGTAGGCAAAAAGTGCCCCCGCAAAGGCCGGGGCAGTGCTCCCGCCCGCCGACTCGGAGAAGGCCACGTGGTCAGAATCCAGGGCTTGGGCGCGCATTGCTCGGGCCATCATCAACAGGCTGAGCAAAATAATGGCGTGGCTCCACCAGGAGGCCACGCTGTCGAGAACGTGAGAAGTAGTGGTTGGAATAGGAGACAGGGCACGCATAGCGCAGGCGTTAGGTGAAGGTCGCGCGGTACCGGAGTACTGCAGGTTAGTGCACAACGCTACTGCCTAAACATGATGTGAATATGATAAGCAACGCCTCGCTCAGCCCACCGGAAGGGACTAAAAAGCTGTTTTTAGCCCTGATTAGCCCCAATCCGGCATTTACTGAGCCGGAAAAAAAAGCAGAAAAGAAGTACCCAGGCCTTCAATAGAGTTGACCTCGATGCGGATGCCGTGCAGGTCGGCAATGGTGCGGACAATGGACAAGCCCAGGCCGTAGCTGTCCGGGTCGGTGGTGCTGCCCTTGTCGAAGCGGTGAAACAGGCGTGGCAACTGCTCCTTCCTGATGCCCCGGCCGGTGTCGCGCACTTCCAACACGTAGCCGCCCGGTGCCGGCCGGCCCAGCAGCATGATTTGCCCACCCTCCCGGTTGTACTTGATGGCGTTGCTAACCAGGTTGAAGAGCAGGGTAAAGAGCAAGCCGCGGTTGGCGGCCGGCACCACAAAATCGGGCTGCACTTCCTGGCTGAGCGAGAGGTTGAGCACGGCCAGCCGGTCCTGCACTTCCTCGCTCACCTCAGCCACCAGCTGCCCCAACGATACGCTTTCGGTGCGCGGAAACTGGTCGTTTTCAATTTTAGAAATCATCAGCAGCGACTTGATAATAGTCCGCAGCCGGTGCACCGTGCGCTGCGACTCCACGACCCGCAACAGGTTTTCATCCGACAGACTTTCGTCGCTGAGCATATTGTCGAAACGGTACTGCAGGGCAGCCAGCGGGGTTAGCAACTCGTGGGACGCGTCGGCAATAAACTTGCGTTCCTTGGAAAACGAAGCCTGAATGGTGGTCATCATTTCTCGCAGGCTCTCGTCGAGGTAGCGGAAATCGTCGGTGCTGGTCGGGATAGGCGTGAAGTTGAAAGCGGCCGGGTGGTGGGCATTCTTAAGCCGTTGCCGGATGATGGTGTAGAATGGCTCCAGCAGGTAGCGAAAAAAGGCCAGGTCGGCCAGCGTCGTCAGGGCCACAGCTACCAGCAGAATGTAGAAGGCGTAGGTGCGGAAGTTGCGCTCCGTCTCGTCGATGCTGCCCGTGCTGCGCCCGATTTCGAGCAGGTAGTACTTCGGGCCCTGGGCAAAAGAGTAGCTCAGCACCCGGTATTCCACGATTTCATCTTCCACGGCCCGCTTCGAGTCCTCAATCACGTCGATGCGCGGTCCGGGCGGTATTTCCTCGAGCGAAATAAACTCCTCCTTGAGCAGGTTGTAGCTGCCGTACGACGACTGGTCGCCCTCGATAAAGGTAGAAATACCGTTGCGGCGAATCAGGCGCAGCACCTTTTCCTTCTTCTGGGCCAGCCGGTTATCCGTCGATACTAGGGCCAGCTGGCTCATCACCGGTGGCAGCACACCTACCAGCAGTAGCAGAATGGCTACCCGCGACAGGGCATTGAACAAGCTGAATTTGGTGCTGAGCTTCAAAAGGAAAAGGTTTTAGGCGGCGTCCCGCGGCCCAACGGGCTACAGCAAGCAGTCCATGGC
Above is a genomic segment from Hymenobacter cellulosivorans containing:
- a CDS encoding EamA family transporter, whose translation is MWWFYALLSASFAALTAVLAKVGIKGVNSDLATAIRTLVILLVAWGIVAAKGSLAELGTLTPRNWLFLALSGGATGLSWIFYFRALQLGRVSQVAPVDKLSVALAIMLSVVFLGEKLTVPVAFGAALIIIGTLVLIWG
- a CDS encoding STAS/SEC14 domain-containing protein yields the protein MEILYDTPSLSISYDILNQWLYVEWKGQHNEVSAVTGGDVVLRLLQQHPCTKMLNDNSQVTSDWDKGAAWVGGHYYDQLARGGVRYVAWVYPPHWRARKSMDKAMQFVTRPMVVTFDDLATAYEWLRTTA
- a CDS encoding T9SS type A sorting domain-containing protein translates to MRALSPIPTTTSHVLDSVASWWSHAIILLSLLMMARAMRAQALDSDHVAFSESAGGSTAPAFAGALFAYDGGSRCAGTVGQLVPAWANGAQAGTFSASPAGLSINPTTGVVDLARSRAGAYTITNHLTASGTTGLSASTFLVLHTLPSPILTASGPTTFGNGGAVTLTASGGTEGATYQFFNNGQLIREATSNTYTATTSGSYTVLVINPGSCVAASAAVPVRVTPAAAKTAPELSIAPNPTPAHFTIYTGASSAAARISVRNSRGEEVQTGQVPAGVRSYDVDLSRLAPDTYILQVTTATGSVMRRVVRE
- a CDS encoding fasciclin domain-containing protein, which encodes MLKLLLLNLTLALCFITSPRATAQSSQPLKSKVDANKAKVRQGGTMTKTKVAPDGKAKVKGKATNGSKLKAKTKPTALKITPGVVVGGNLMMPDQDIVANAVNSTDHTTLVSALRAGGLVETLKGPGPVTVFAPTNAAFDKLPAGTVTTLLLPENKQRLSTILAYHVVSGRLLANDLKDGQQLTTVEGETLTVARKGNTVLLRDVRGGTATVTIPDVLSSNGVTHVIDTVLMPTK
- a CDS encoding endonuclease: MKHLFAWAVAAAMSLSTAVTAQVMPAAPPTNLQGQQLKDWLRANWYDGKRIDLGYDQARGKMYNYVDVFDGRLTCVYSGYSVPKTIDSTATSTGGVGLINCEHTIPQSWFNEVSRMKSDIHHLFPTYTQWNSNRGSDMFADVPDSQTKIWMRNTTSQSTIPTSNIDEWSEDSGPLFEPREDHKGNVARCAFYFYTMHQGQTFDAGKDVITGLADLQTLYRWHLADPVDAHERERNRRTAKSQGNFNPYIAYPELVARAYGLIAQPTFAFATATGSILEGNSGTKTYTTTISVDPAPTSTITVQVGADAANSSALSPEDYTFTTQTLTFVAGETSKPVTVTINGDTKSEADEVVQLRLSSPSSGSSTGSASTHSLVITNDDGEPTTVKFASAAGSILEGNSGTQTYTVNVTLTGSANAAAVTVPVNVVAASTSANATDYILNTTALRFAAGQTNQTLPVTITVNGDVTPEASETVYLTLGTPSDGAVIGNPGAHTFTITNDDQVPGGAPCTKLFFSEYVEASSGNNKVLEIFNPSPFTVELTGMRVDLFANGSTTPTTQALSGSIAPGGVYIIANPTSSPAILALANITSSVTFFNGDDAIGLFDGTDTLDVIGVIGQRPAATGWVIPGGGTTTDNTLVRKTTASQGEARWSRGAATWEAKGADVTSNLGGHASACFLLSTKAPVVTNKLEVYPTPTTQLLHVRLPEAAARSKATITLLNTLGQQVLTRQQTLGGSTEATLDVRSLPAGLYTVQVALDGTIYTSRAVVQP
- a CDS encoding sensor histidine kinase — protein: MKLSTKFSLFNALSRVAILLLLVGVLPPVMSQLALVSTDNRLAQKKEKVLRLIRRNGISTFIEGDQSSYGSYNLLKEEFISLEEIPPGPRIDVIEDSKRAVEDEIVEYRVLSYSFAQGPKYYLLEIGRSTGSIDETERNFRTYAFYILLVAVALTTLADLAFFRYLLEPFYTIIRQRLKNAHHPAAFNFTPIPTSTDDFRYLDESLREMMTTIQASFSKERKFIADASHELLTPLAALQYRFDNMLSDESLSDENLLRVVESQRTVHRLRTIIKSLLMISKIENDQFPRTESVSLGQLVAEVSEEVQDRLAVLNLSLSQEVQPDFVVPAANRGLLFTLLFNLVSNAIKYNREGGQIMLLGRPAPGGYVLEVRDTGRGIRKEQLPRLFHRFDKGSTTDPDSYGLGLSIVRTIADLHGIRIEVNSIEGLGTSFLLFFPAQ